The nucleotide window AGGGTTACGTCTCAAGGCGGCTACATCGACGTTGAGGAGCGGAGCAGCTACTACTCTTCTTCCAAGGACTTGCTCGTGGGAAACGGCGAAGAGATGTCGCGGATTGTGCTCAGAAGCAGAGAACGATGTTCCAACATCAGGAATCGGGAGACCTCTGGCGAAGATACTCAAGGAGCTCAACAAAAAGGTTCCAGATTCCGCCATCAAGACCCGCGTCGAAGATGGCTTCTCCATGAAATACATTCCTTGGTTTGTcttttagtctttttttttttcttttttttgagaGAGACTGTTTTGGTTGATACTTACTCATATAGGTTGTGGTGATTGGTCAGGCATACTGTGAATCGGATTATGAACCTGCATGCTCCAGAGTGGTCAGGTGAAGTTCGGAGTGTTACTTACTCTCCTGATGGTAACACCGTCACTGTTGCTTATCGTGTCACTCTCTACGGCACTGATGCTGAGGTATGGCCAGTCTTTTTTAGCTTATATCCTTTAACTTGATAATGTCTGTACGTTTGATGTTTTGTCCTATGTATGAGACCCGTTAAGACAAACACAGCTCAGTGAGAGTATGTTGATTGTTGGGAAACACCAACTCTGGGTTTAGGGAGTTTGGTTTCTTACTCACTGTCTTGAGCGCATTACGTGTTTATTGTATTGCATTTTTAGCTGGAATCATTTGTTGCTAAAGTTGACAATTGTTTTTTGTGTTGTGAAGATTTACAGGGAATCAACGGGGACCACTTCTGTAAATGACAAAGGCTATGGCGATCCTGTGCAAAAGGCTGAAGCAATGGCGTTTCGCCGTGCTTGTGCGAGACTTGGATTGGGGCTTCATCTTTATCACGAGGATGCTCTGTAAAATCCCGCTTTTTTTTTAACGATGTGAACAAACTATATTTTGGGTGTTACCACTGCTTTGGTAGCAGTAGTCGGTAGAACGTAAGGAAGTCAAAGTTTTGTATCTATTGATTGTTGCCCTTAGGATTTGAAATCGGTTAATGCCATGAGCCTCGGATGACTTTTGCTTATGTTAAGCAGCTCTTGTTGCGCATACTATTAAGGTTGCAGCTTAAAACCCCGGTATTGATTTCACTTTGCAGCAATGGATACTGAATTGTAGGATCCAACACACTCAGTTCGAGGAAGAACAAAGACTAAAATGGATAAACAGTAGCAGAAAACGTTTTGAAAGATAATGacattttcacatatattaagcggtaaaaacatttttgtttcaGCTTTATACACAAGGTCAAGTATCATAACATACAAACTTTAAAAActgaaaacacacacaaaaaactAGTGAAGGAGAGTCATCTGTTGGATATTGACAGGATATGCGTCGATAGGTGGTCCATAGAAAGCTCTTCTAGCCAGAACAGAGAGAGCAGTCTGAGTAGGATGAAACGCATCCCAAAACAGATACTGTGACCTGTTAGGACAAGGGTTCTGCATCGGCAAACATGTGATTTGTCCTTGGTTCCTCCCAACCCCACAACAAGCCCTGTCCACTACGCTGATTCCTGTACCATTCATATATAAACCTCGTTTGATCAAGCATGGAAGTAACTCATTTTAGCAGCCATGTAATCTAAAGACTATACCAAAAGCAGCTGGGTTGTTTAACATGTCACCAAAGGCGCCATATGTGTTTCCGTACACATAGATAGCTCCAGGTAACCTTTGGTTCAGCTGGTCAACAATTGATTTTATCCCTTGGTTAAACGTGCCTAGTATCTGGTTCACTGCGTCAACGCATCTCTCGGGTGGTCCAACGCTCCTGGCTCTTTGGTATGGTACGCAGCCTAGTGGTGCTACTCCAGTTATGTATATTTTCCTTAGACCTAGGCTGTATAGAGTCTGCACACATGGATTCAAAATGGTTATTAGAAGATTCATTCAAGGATAATAATACTATTATCAAATGTTATCATACAAGAAGTTGTCTAGCGTATTGACTGAGAAGTAAGTTGGCGAACTCAGGCGGTCTGTATCTGAGGCTGGAGGAGTAGAGACTAGGCATAAGGTAGTTGTTGATATAGTCATTGCTTCCAAAAACAAGTATCACAAGCGATCTTGCCAAGTAATCTGTGAAGTTTTGGGGACTCATCATTGTTCTTAACTGGCTCAGCGTCGTCCCTAGGTTAACCACTTGCCGGTTCATGGTAAATCTATCTCCCTGCACATTACATCCATCAGTATCACCACCCTCTTATCTTTAAACTAAAAGTGTATGACACAAAAAGCTTAGAGGTTACATAGTTTTGGCCTGATTCATCAAGGATGCCAGCAGCTGCAGATGCAAAGTTAACTCCACCGAGGATTCTATTGCCTGATGTGGTTGGATCCGCAAAGGGAGGAGGCGAGGAGATTCCTAACAACTGAGCTGTTTTTACAGAACAGTTTTTTCAGTTAAGACAAAACTGATTTCTGACCGAGACTTTTGTTAAAAAAGTGTATAAAGCCTTACCAAGCAGATCAATGAAGTTCATGCCGTTGCTAAACCTGCCAGTAGGACGGAGGTTCAAGTCTATACCATAAGGCAAGTAATTGGCTCTAGCTATGGTTGCTAGAAAGTTGTTGTTCCCAACATCGACCAGTGAGTCTCCGAGCACAAACATGGCAGGAACTCTAGCTTGTCCGGCCACCAACTCAGGCTGCTGTATTGCAACAGACGCCACCACTGCAACTATCATAAACGCATATCctctcatcattttttttttctcgtttgtgtttgtttgaatttagaatgtgtttatggAAGGttgttatataaaagttcgaaGGAAACACATGGAGCATGTGACACATAGGAGTTATCTTCCGGATTCTCTGTTTCAGTTTTTGTAACGGCTCTCTTTTCATTTCGGCTGCTTGCATGTAAACGAGTAAATAAGGTTGCATCATGTTTGAAAATTCATAAGATGAAGCTAGAATTGCATATGCAAGAGACAAGACCATGACGCCTTCTTCAGATAAAGATCAAGAAAATAATGAGCTTAAGATTATCTTAAAGAATGAAGGGCTTAACTGTTAAAGGGCTTAACTGGAAATTTAGTTATTCATGAGATACAGAGAGATTTTGATAAACTAACATCTATAGGGCTCTGTACTTATCATATACATTTACCAAACAAGAAAATCATTTTTAACTACATTTGATATTTGTACTTCCTAGGATTGCATTTCTTGAGCAACTCCTGTATCTAATACATGCAAGGGACAATCACTTGAACGGTTGCAATAGAGAGAAAAATCAGTGCTACTTCAGTAGTTACCTGACATGAGATTTCAAGTCGTGTAACCAAGTTATATAACAACACATGCTAGATACATGTCAAGACCACTATCAATGGCAAACAAATCACATGATTCTTTCCCCTATTCCTAAATCACTAGATAGCAGCGAGAAGAAAGTGTtgcaaaagaaacacaactggCTGAAAATGAAAATACATTTTGACACCAAAAGAAGTATTCAGTGGGAATGTGGTGGACATTTCTACAGCAAAAGAATAGTTCAATGAAATGATAAATGCGCTAAGATAATAGAATCTAAAGGATATTCTGTTTCTCATCCTTTTTCAATAGCACAGTTGATGTGTTTCTGCAGAATGATAAGCTGCCTTGCCATACACTGTTCTTTTAAAGTATTCACACAAGAAATATGAGATGCAGCACCATGCTTTGTTATATATCCTCATGGAGAGCCTTAGCCTTCTGCTCCATCTCAAGTTCTCAACCTACAAAGAGGTTCTCACCTCAATGGAGGTGAACATACACAGAGATCTGGATTGCGTTTTAATAACTTACAACAGCTGGCTGTCTCGAAAGGCCAGTCATCACCTTTTGCATCAAATCTTCAATCTTATCCTCCTGAcggagaacaaaaaaaatatactgaTACGAGTACGTACCTGTTTGTGTTAATCTTTTTCTACAATAAGAAACAGTGACCCTTAAAAACAGAATATACATTAAGCTGTGCCACTTTTGAGTGTAGATTACATAATATGCTTACTACTGCTAcaaataaactataaatattacAGGGCCAGAGTACGCTTCGTCACTTCCATTTTGGTGAGAAGCCCTCTCATCTCTTCCTCCATTCTCATCTTCATCTCATAAAACTCTCTCTGCCCTCTCTCCATTGCCACCAACTCCTCCagcttcctcctcttcctctccTCTACCTCCTCCACACTCAGCTTCCCCATTCTCCTCTTGTACTCTTCCTCAATCTTCTCCTTCTTCGCTATCGCTATTCGTTTCAGCCCCTCTGCTTCTCTTCTTGCATCATCCGCTCGCCCTTGGAACATCGCCGCCTCTGCTTGCTTCATTCTCACTATGCTCTCTAGCTCTTCAAAACGAGGTTCCGTTTGAGTTTCCCTTTTCGAACCTGTCTCGACTCCAAATATTTCGCCTTGTCTCTCTATGTGGAATCCATCAACTACGCCTGCTGATCTTTTCGGCTGGTGATGCGGTTTCTCTGAACACACCGATCTCAGCCATGCCGTGTCCTGACTAGGGCTTCCCCTCTCGTGCCTTGGTTTTGGCTGCTCGTATCTCAACGGCGCACAAGCTTCGCCGGGTGTGGAGGAATCAAAGTCTGCCATTACCAAGCAAAGTGATGATGATCAGCAATGACaatttttataagtaatttgaaaaaaaaaacagataaagACAGTTAGGCACACCTGAAATGAAACCCAATATCTTATTGCATGCTTCAGGAAGGTCTATCAATTTACTTGTCAAACTTGCCAGCATCGCGTCAACCGCTTGTCTAAGCTGTTTCCCTCTAAAGTCTTTGCTTGATGAGAATATCTTACTGACATATTCCAGTTCCTTGCAAAACCTCTCAGATTTCCATTCCCTTGCAAAATTCAGAAACACTTCTTTGACAAAGCCAAACATCTCCGAGGGATGGTTACATGCGACGCAGTGGAACTGCATCTCGGTCGTTCCTCGAGCAGCAGAAGCACTGATCCCATTCCGGATGTAAGATTCTCGTATCCCACATTCCGTGTGACACCAGTGAAGACACACGTCACACCCAACCCAGCTACAGGTGTTGGATGCCATATCAAAGTTTGAGCACAAAAGACACATGCAAGCACTACAGAACCCATCCTTACTTGAACAAACCTTGCAATCACATTCATCCACAGGCACCAAAACCCTGCATGAAAGGTTTTTACATCTCATGTTCATGTAGATCTCAGCTAAGTGTGTAGAGGAGATACTCTCGTCCAACTCAAGGAAATCAGAACGTCCTGTTTTCAGAGAGACCAAGATCTCCAACTGAGCACGATGTGATTTTGTAAGCATTTCCAGTGTAATATCAGTCCTGTTCCGCAGAGCATCTTGAAAAACACCAAGCCGTGCATTCTTATCCTTGTTCATCATCATCTGCCGGATGTATTCCTTCAAGCTAGCTATGTATCGCGTGGTCATCTCATGAAACCTCTTGGTCATCACATGCATCGAATCGGAGAGAATGTATCTCATTACAATCTCAAAAGATTCATCCCCACCAGCGTTAGTGCCACTTATCCCGGAGATGCTGCCACCAAAAAAGTCCATGGCTTTTTTCTTCTCAGCATGGTGCTTAGAACCGTTTTCGAGAGAGCCAGCTGATCTAAGATCAACACTTTTCTGGAAACTCAACTGTTTCTCAAGCCTATCTACTGCCTTAGAGCTCCCATCGGTCAATCTAAGATGCTCTTCATCAGCTTGACCCGGAATTAAAAGTCCTTTCATTGACTGAGGAGGAGCTGAACCATTTCCATTTTCCATCAGTTTCTGATAGACTGTATTCTCGTTGTACCTTGGATCATTATGAGACAGTGCCTGCCAATCTATACCTTGAAATATAGGTCGGCTATGAACT belongs to Brassica rapa cultivar Chiifu-401-42 chromosome A07, CAAS_Brap_v3.01, whole genome shotgun sequence and includes:
- the LOC103830856 gene encoding DNA repair RAD52-like protein 1, mitochondrial, coding for MAASLGLRLKAATSTLRSGAATTLLPRTCSWETAKRCRGLCSEAENDVPTSGIGRPLAKILKELNKKVPDSAIKTRVEDGFSMKYIPWHTVNRIMNLHAPEWSGEVRSVTYSPDGNTVTVAYRVTLYGTDAEIYRESTGTTSVNDKGYGDPVQKAEAMAFRRACARLGLGLHLYHEDAL
- the LOC103830857 gene encoding GDSL esterase/lipase At1g71250 translates to MMRGYAFMIVAVVASVAIQQPELVAGQARVPAMFVLGDSLVDVGNNNFLATIARANYLPYGIDLNLRPTGRFSNGMNFIDLLAQLLGISSPPPFADPTTSGNRILGGVNFASAAAGILDESGQNYGDRFTMNRQVVNLGTTLSQLRTMMSPQNFTDYLARSLVILVFGSNDYINNYLMPSLYSSSLRYRPPEFANLLLSQYARQLLTLYSLGLRKIYITGVAPLGCVPYQRARSVGPPERCVDAVNQILGTFNQGIKSIVDQLNQRLPGAIYVYGNTYGAFGDMLNNPAAFGISVVDRACCGVGRNQGQITCLPMQNPCPNRSQYLFWDAFHPTQTALSVLARRAFYGPPIDAYPVNIQQMTLLH
- the LOC103830858 gene encoding protein OBERON 4 produces the protein MKRLRSSSDLDSYNDNHTNVEGDPPFNSSSDRPLSASSHRWGRRGPLSPSRYDRDRSDDPAAGFSRSLSRRRSNLDFDGGSSNRRIKDPDARFGRDDRLLHRSESASSRRAFPKGFRSERERPNREASVSSSWRRFGGPGNDFGRDRRGHWDGERERERERSVKSPSWSRDESNEQVRVKVDSRNSRSRSKSLASPTWSKDSGSEQSKSVGKKSEEVYGGKSGSEMEEGELEPEPEPQSQPETVSGDQNNERIDSSFREMKKNADFDDNDREMKTAESVEKEENVAEHATESMHTSQNNVNDSSTALASEHEVSDDRNTAVVNEVTDVVDDKEEEYQEEHEVKLEESLYPAVVPEQSQAEELNRVNGSDGNANAAEVESPKRVEENALGNTPFVSDSSVHKSEDKGKNLDVPFDDLHENAVFSERKPEDLTERDRDEDDNFGGPSTRGFELFSRSPVRKTEQSGVGKPKDEKLLEPLDLSLSLPDVLLPIGGQDTNQPLGSPVRSGSVRSMTDTFRTDSEGFTMSMSFSGSRSFNHNPSCSLNHNIGDNEQSVHSRPIFQGIDWQALSHNDPRYNENTVYQKLMENGNGSAPPQSMKGLLIPGQADEEHLRLTDGSSKAVDRLEKQLSFQKSVDLRSAGSLENGSKHHAEKKKAMDFFGGSISGISGTNAGGDESFEIVMRYILSDSMHVMTKRFHEMTTRYIASLKEYIRQMMMNKDKNARLGVFQDALRNRTDITLEMLTKSHRAQLEILVSLKTGRSDFLELDESISSTHLAEIYMNMRCKNLSCRVLVPVDECDCKVCSSKDGFCSACMCLLCSNFDMASNTCSWVGCDVCLHWCHTECGIRESYIRNGISASAARGTTEMQFHCVACNHPSEMFGFVKEVFLNFAREWKSERFCKELEYVSKIFSSSKDFRGKQLRQAVDAMLASLTSKLIDLPEACNKILGFISDFDSSTPGEACAPLRYEQPKPRHERGSPSQDTAWLRSVCSEKPHHQPKRSAGVVDGFHIERQGEIFGVETGSKRETQTEPRFEELESIVRMKQAEAAMFQGRADDARREAEGLKRIAIAKKEKIEEEYKRRMGKLSVEEVEERKRRKLEELVAMERGQREFYEMKMRMEEEMRGLLTKMEVTKRTLAL